The proteins below are encoded in one region of Mya arenaria isolate MELC-2E11 chromosome 15, ASM2691426v1:
- the LOC128219195 gene encoding LOW QUALITY PROTEIN: adenosine receptor A3-like (The sequence of the model RefSeq protein was modified relative to this genomic sequence to represent the inferred CDS: inserted 1 base in 1 codon; substituted 1 base at 1 genomic stop codon): MTPITFQADDEDAVYWVEIIPAAVVSIGHKKECSGKDCNWKLMGNSTSSPDVALCPQNPENVHERIKQAVLIPLTILIIITNLIVFGFIVTNKRFHTPTYIFIGSLVIADLFVGFVSIVTVVTKATERSQMGCLARIGFTVAAISASVWSLTCVAIDRYIAVTRALVYRTVMTKKKTFIGITWSWLFSMFIGFLPLMGWKSSPENYGFYCSFMFVLPKYYIILLFSVSAVIPIGIMFTVYGILFKSSRFHIKQIEIIEKIQSDKRNSGIFGISTRTLRSVKTFSAVLGCIVVTWLPLILATVVQLVIGDCELQEIIGTHLLVLGFTNSXSESSYIRAGNQRFSNESLASVXRTLLRDRLSSVSEWKQYQWTFVDIQL, from the exons ATGACGCCGATAACGTTTCAAGCGGACGACGAAGATGCTGTTTATTGGGTGGAAATTATCCCGGCTGCAGTGGTATCCATAGGTCACAAGAAAGAATGCTCGGGCAAGGATTGTAACTGGAAACTTATGGGAAATTCGACGTCATCACCTGACGTTGCGTTATGTCCACAAAACCCGGAAAACGTTCATGAGCGAATTAAACAAGCTGTGTTAATTCCGTTAACGATTTTAATCATCATTACAAACCTTATAGTGTTCGGGTTCATCGTTACGAACAAACGTTTTCATACGCCGACGTACATTTTCATCGGATCTCTGGTTATTGCTGACCTTTTCGTTGGATTTGTTTCCATAGTAACGGTGGTTACTAAGGCAACAGAAAGAAGCCAGATGGGATGTCTTGCACGTATAGGATTTACGGTGGCCGCCATATCAGCATCGGTCTGGTCGTTGACGTGTGTCGCTATTGACCGTTACATCGCCGTCACACGCGCTTTGGTGTACAGGACCGTCATGACgaagaaaaaaacgtttattgGAATAACGTGGAGTTGGTTGTTTTCTATGTTTATCGGATTTTTACCGTTAATGGGCTGGAAAAGTAGCCCGGAGAATTATGGATTCTATTGCtcgtttatgtttgttttgccaAAATATTACATCATATTACTTTTCTCGGTGTCTGCCGTAATTCCGATCGGAATCATGTTTACCGTCTATGGAATTTTATTCAAAAGCTCCAGGTTTCATATAAAACAGattgaaattattgaaaagaTACAGTCGGACAAACGGAACAGCGGGATTTTCGGTATTTCCACACGGACGTTACGGTCAGTGAAAACGTTTTCAGCCGTTTTAGGCTGTATTGTGGTCACGTGGCTCCCTCTCATCCTAGCAACTGTTGTACAGCTAGTCATTGGCGACTGTGAACTGCAAGAAATCATCGGAACACATTTACTGGTCCTCGGCTTCACGAACT TTTCTGAATCCTCTTATATACGCGCTGGGAACCAAAGATTTTCGAACGAAAGTCTCGCTTCTGTGTAAAGGACGTTGTTACGTGACAGACTCTCAAGTGTTTCCGAGTGGAAACAGTACCAATGGACGTTCGTAGACATACAGTTGTGA